In a single window of the Chthoniobacterales bacterium genome:
- a CDS encoding VOC family protein, which yields MSKPELKCSAAVLLVKDVVAAAEHYRDKLGFAFDSFHGEPPSFCILRRDGCYLMLKQAENPKHVVPHWTVSDKLWNVYFWVNDADALYQEFKERGATMDYDPCDQPYGCREFGIQDLDGYDIGFGQVV from the coding sequence ATGTCTAAACCGGAACTAAAATGCAGCGCGGCGGTGTTGCTGGTGAAGGATGTGGTGGCGGCGGCCGAGCATTATCGAGATAAGCTCGGGTTTGCCTTCGATTCTTTCCACGGCGAGCCCCCCTCCTTCTGTATCCTCCGCCGGGACGGTTGCTATCTCATGCTCAAACAGGCCGAGAATCCAAAGCATGTCGTTCCCCACTGGACGGTGTCGGACAAGCTCTGGAACGTTTATTTCTGGGTCAACGACGCCGACGCTCTCTACCAGGAGTTCAAGGAGCGCGGCGCGACGATGGATTACGATCCCTGCGATCAACCCTACGGCTGCCGCGAGTTTGGCATCCAGGATCTGGACGGCTACGACATCGGTTTCGGCCAGGTGGTCTAA
- a CDS encoding GspE/PulE family protein yields MNAQQIVDLFVARHILAPSQADDVLEEANVNGKTVEQALVDGGFVDEHGYYAVIAEAFGTELYEIPEEIAPEILRLIPAALARLHRALPVAWNDNTLSVVLADPFELRTTEDLRFTLGKEVHLLVAPAAAVEECIERYYGADGASMEEVLKQLGRNGEMPASSGIDESASIAEAEANATPIIRLVDLILTQAIHDRASDIHFEPFEDEFKVRYRVDGALYEMAPPPRHLALPIISRVKVMANMNIAERRLPQDGRIQKNVADRSVDLRVSTLPTQFGESLVLRVLDRSTVNLDLEALGMPDYVHDYVLEIIHRPNGIFIVTGPTGSGKTTTLYSCLRKVNTIDSKLLTAEEPVEYDLEGIVQVPVNEAIGLTFARTLRAFLRQDPDRIMVGETRDLETAQISIQASLTGHLVFTTLHTNDAPGTITRLIDMGVEPFLISSTLAAVLGQRLLRGICQHCREIYQPPEELLAPLGLSRRDIAGKTFFHGVGCEACNHSGYKGRKGIFELMPMTDPLRELINARAPTVTLKEKAIELGMVTLRQDGLRSIFAGHTTIEEVLKYT; encoded by the coding sequence ATGAACGCGCAACAGATTGTCGACCTCTTTGTCGCCCGACACATCCTGGCGCCCTCGCAGGCGGACGACGTTTTGGAGGAGGCAAACGTCAATGGCAAAACGGTCGAGCAGGCGCTGGTCGACGGGGGATTTGTGGATGAGCACGGTTACTACGCGGTCATCGCCGAAGCGTTCGGGACCGAGCTTTACGAAATTCCCGAGGAGATTGCGCCCGAGATTCTGCGTTTGATTCCGGCCGCGCTCGCGCGGTTGCATCGCGCGCTACCGGTAGCGTGGAATGACAATACGCTCAGCGTGGTGCTGGCCGATCCGTTCGAGCTGCGGACCACGGAGGATCTCCGATTTACTCTAGGGAAAGAGGTGCATCTCCTGGTCGCGCCGGCCGCGGCGGTGGAAGAATGCATCGAGCGTTATTATGGCGCCGACGGCGCGAGCATGGAGGAGGTTCTCAAGCAGCTGGGCCGAAATGGGGAGATGCCGGCCTCGAGCGGCATCGACGAAAGCGCTTCGATCGCCGAGGCGGAAGCGAATGCCACCCCAATCATTCGCCTGGTCGATTTGATTCTCACCCAGGCGATCCACGATCGCGCGAGTGACATTCACTTCGAGCCTTTCGAAGACGAGTTCAAAGTTCGCTATCGCGTCGATGGCGCGCTTTACGAAATGGCGCCGCCGCCGCGCCACCTCGCGCTGCCGATCATCTCTCGCGTGAAAGTGATGGCTAATATGAATATCGCCGAGCGCCGGCTTCCGCAGGACGGGCGCATCCAGAAAAATGTCGCGGACCGCAGCGTCGATCTTCGCGTCTCGACCCTGCCGACCCAATTTGGGGAGAGCCTGGTTCTTCGGGTGCTCGATCGCTCCACCGTAAATCTCGATCTCGAGGCGCTCGGGATGCCCGATTACGTCCACGATTACGTCTTGGAGATCATTCATCGGCCAAACGGCATCTTCATTGTCACGGGTCCGACCGGTTCGGGAAAGACAACGACCCTTTATTCCTGCCTGCGCAAGGTCAACACGATCGATTCAAAACTCCTCACGGCCGAGGAGCCGGTCGAGTACGACCTCGAAGGGATCGTCCAGGTCCCGGTCAACGAAGCAATCGGCCTTACCTTCGCTCGGACGCTCCGGGCGTTTCTGCGCCAGGACCCGGATCGAATCATGGTCGGCGAAACGCGCGACCTGGAGACGGCGCAAATCTCCATCCAAGCCTCGCTGACAGGCCACCTGGTTTTCACGACGCTTCACACGAACGATGCGCCGGGAACAATCACTCGCCTCATCGACATGGGCGTGGAGCCGTTCCTGATATCGTCGACCCTGGCAGCCGTCCTTGGACAGCGCTTGCTCCGCGGGATTTGCCAGCACTGCCGCGAGATTTATCAGCCGCCCGAGGAGCTCCTGGCGCCACTCGGCCTGAGCCGGCGCGATATCGCCGGGAAAACTTTTTTTCACGGCGTCGGTTGCGAAGCTTGCAACCACAGCGGCTACAAAGGCCGCAAGGGCATCTTCGAGCTGATGCCGATGACCGATCCGTTGCGCGAACTGATCAACGCGCGCGCGCCGACCGTGACTTTGAAAGAGAAGGCGATCGAGCTCGGAATGGTGACGCTGCGTCAGGACGGGTTGCGCAGCATTTTCGCCGGCCACACGACAATCGAGGAAGTGTTGAAATACACTTGA
- a CDS encoding OmpA family protein, with protein sequence MRTSEFTDFEEALLEGRQQRNWLLVGLMISLAIHGALCGYFYRTNFISTEVPADQRIPVPTFKVKSVEMQTLDKPSMDNTNPAAKPDPDKTDVQLPDEKKSFDQLLDDVHASAALPDDTRDVLPDKPQVDQSNATSVLTEIENSSAQTLSKSPNATREQNLLTDSASSGRPQPALTGTELATSTTIKRPNTFTKLPGDSAGPNRGRTPGFSDIDSLLSQKGPLGSGTQLRMPDDQLFNYDSADLLGGSINQLQKLATLIKRNPKATFSVEGYTDSLGSPEYNLDLSQRRADSVKAYLVEAMGINPAQIQTRGYGASKFLVPPRPLNFTVGSPEEQMEIDRQRPNRRVVIVVHTDAR encoded by the coding sequence ATGAGGACATCCGAGTTCACCGACTTCGAAGAAGCGCTCCTGGAGGGCAGGCAACAGCGGAACTGGCTTTTGGTTGGCCTCATGATCTCGCTCGCGATTCATGGTGCGCTCTGCGGCTATTTTTACCGGACCAATTTTATCTCCACCGAAGTCCCGGCCGACCAGCGGATCCCGGTGCCGACCTTCAAGGTCAAAAGCGTCGAGATGCAAACGCTCGACAAACCGAGCATGGACAACACGAACCCGGCCGCCAAGCCAGACCCCGACAAGACCGATGTCCAGTTGCCGGATGAAAAGAAATCTTTCGACCAATTGCTGGACGACGTCCACGCCAGCGCCGCCCTCCCAGACGACACCCGGGATGTGCTTCCGGACAAGCCGCAGGTCGACCAATCGAACGCCACCTCGGTTTTGACCGAGATCGAGAACAGCTCCGCCCAGACCCTTTCGAAAAGTCCCAACGCCACCCGGGAACAGAATCTCCTGACCGACTCCGCCAGCTCCGGGCGGCCGCAGCCGGCGTTGACCGGGACCGAACTGGCCACCAGCACCACGATCAAGCGGCCCAACACCTTTACCAAGCTGCCCGGTGACAGCGCCGGGCCCAACCGGGGCCGCACCCCGGGGTTTAGCGACATCGATTCGTTGCTCTCGCAGAAAGGCCCGCTCGGGTCCGGCACGCAATTGCGGATGCCGGACGACCAGCTTTTCAACTACGACAGCGCGGACTTGTTAGGGGGCTCCATCAACCAGTTGCAGAAGCTGGCGACACTGATCAAACGCAATCCGAAAGCGACTTTTTCGGTCGAAGGCTACACCGATTCGCTCGGGTCTCCCGAGTACAACCTGGATTTGAGCCAGCGCCGGGCGGATAGCGTGAAGGCGTATCTCGTCGAAGCGATGGGGATTAATCCGGCGCAGATCCAGACGCGGGGCTACGGCGCGAGCAAATTCCTGGTGCCGCCGCGGCCGCTGAACTTTACCGTCGGCAGCCCGGAAGAGCAGATGGAAATCGACCGGCAGCGCCCTAACCGCCGCGTCGTCATCGTCGTCCACACGGACGCGCGGTAG
- the panB gene encoding 3-methyl-2-oxobutanoate hydroxymethyltransferase translates to MDDFRERKRRGERITALTAYDYPTARLLDESGIDVILVGDSLGMVVLGYDDTTEVTLPEMIHHTKAAARGVKRALLVADLPIHTYNDPAHAVATARALMAAGAQAVKLEGGVSHVPQIEAIVADGIAVMGHIGMLPQSVREEGGYKVKGRTQSEAEALVRDGLAVEKAGVFSVVLEIVNPEAARQITKALEIPTIGIGSGEHCDGQILVTHDLIGLFPWFTPKFVSPEARVAEEIRRATHAFIRRTKQ, encoded by the coding sequence ATGGACGATTTCCGGGAGCGAAAACGGCGAGGCGAACGCATCACCGCCCTCACCGCCTACGATTATCCGACGGCTCGCCTGCTCGATGAAAGCGGCATCGACGTCATCCTGGTGGGCGATTCGCTCGGCATGGTCGTGCTCGGTTACGACGACACCACCGAGGTCACCCTGCCGGAGATGATTCATCACACCAAGGCCGCCGCGCGCGGAGTCAAACGCGCCCTGCTCGTGGCCGATCTTCCGATCCACACTTACAACGACCCGGCCCACGCCGTGGCCACCGCGCGCGCCTTGATGGCGGCCGGGGCGCAGGCGGTGAAACTGGAGGGCGGCGTCAGCCACGTCCCGCAGATCGAAGCCATCGTGGCCGACGGCATCGCCGTGATGGGCCACATCGGAATGCTGCCGCAGAGTGTGCGCGAAGAAGGCGGTTACAAGGTGAAAGGCCGCACCCAGTCGGAAGCCGAGGCGCTCGTCCGCGACGGCCTTGCCGTGGAAAAGGCCGGCGTCTTCTCCGTCGTGCTCGAGATCGTTAATCCCGAAGCCGCTCGGCAAATCACCAAGGCGCTCGAAATCCCCACCATCGGGATCGGCTCGGGCGAACATTGCGACGGCCAAATCCTGGTCACCCACGATTTGATCGGCCTCTTCCCCTGGTTCACCCCGAAGTTTGTCTCCCCGGAAGCACGGGTGGCCGAGGAAATTCGCAGGGCCACACACGCCTTTATTCGCCGGACAAAACAATAG
- the folK gene encoding 2-amino-4-hydroxy-6-hydroxymethyldihydropteridine diphosphokinase — MRAGVALGTNLGDRFANFRKARQKIEALDKLSGPFLASAIYETDPVGCEPGAPTFLNAVIEFDYAGEAIDLRRELAAIERALGRPATHERNVSRPIDLDLLYFGELVMETAELRLPHPRIVDREFVLRPLADIRPDLVLPGQTETVGALLGRLPASGVVRLDLEW, encoded by the coding sequence ATGAGAGCCGGCGTCGCCTTAGGAACCAATCTCGGCGACCGCTTCGCGAACTTCCGGAAAGCGCGCCAGAAGATCGAAGCGCTGGATAAATTGTCGGGCCCATTCCTGGCCTCCGCGATCTACGAAACAGACCCGGTGGGCTGCGAGCCCGGCGCGCCGACCTTCCTCAACGCCGTCATCGAATTCGATTACGCGGGCGAAGCTATAGACCTGCGCCGAGAGCTGGCCGCCATCGAAAGAGCCCTGGGCCGGCCCGCCACCCACGAACGAAACGTTTCCCGCCCCATCGATCTCGACCTCCTCTATTTCGGCGAGCTCGTGATGGAAACCGCCGAGCTGCGCCTGCCCCATCCGCGCATCGTCGACCGCGAGTTTGTCCTGCGACCGCTGGCTGACATCCGTCCCGATCTCGTCCTCCCCGGGCAGACCGAAACCGTCGGCGCGCTCCTTGGGCGTTTGCCGGCAAGCGGAGTGGTGCGACTCGATTTGGAGTGGTAG
- a CDS encoding sorbosone dehydrogenase family protein, which translates to MKLRSVALLVSGSASLLLAAEPGVAPQTADWREDAPGVRHKFTVNDLPAPYATGSATNSPRVVRRPAGAQPRVPNGFKIEEYASGFSYPRYLLTAPNGDVFVTESRSDSIKVLRDNNGDGKPDINETFANSGLNDPFGIALYPPGPDPQFLYVANTNGVVRFPYRNGDTRARGLAEKLGVELSPGGVLPGGGHWTRDIAFSPDGKKMYVSIGSYSNVSDNSSEANRARIFEFNPDGTGKNVFAWGIRNAVGIKFRPGTNELWMSVNERDELGEDLVPDYISRVQPGGFYGWPWFYIGNHQDPRHKGKHPELAGKVVVPDVLVQSHSATLNLCFYEGTQFPSEYKGNIFAAFHGSWNRERRTGYKIVRVPLDKATGKARGDYEDFVTGFVTPEGNVWGRPVGITVAKDGSLLFSEDGNKTIWRVSYGNGDGSPSSRNR; encoded by the coding sequence ATGAAATTAAGAAGTGTGGCGCTGCTTGTGAGCGGCAGCGCGAGTCTGCTGCTGGCGGCGGAACCGGGGGTCGCTCCGCAGACGGCCGATTGGCGCGAGGACGCGCCGGGCGTGCGGCACAAATTTACGGTGAACGATCTGCCGGCGCCGTATGCAACCGGCTCGGCCACGAACAGTCCGCGGGTGGTGAGGCGGCCGGCCGGCGCGCAGCCGCGCGTTCCGAACGGGTTCAAGATCGAGGAATACGCTTCCGGGTTTTCGTATCCGCGCTATCTCCTCACCGCACCGAACGGAGACGTCTTCGTCACCGAAAGCCGGTCCGACAGCATCAAGGTCCTGCGCGACAACAACGGCGATGGCAAACCGGACATCAACGAGACCTTCGCCAACAGCGGCTTAAACGACCCGTTTGGGATCGCGTTGTATCCGCCCGGTCCGGATCCGCAGTTTCTTTATGTCGCGAACACCAATGGAGTGGTCCGGTTTCCCTACCGCAACGGTGATACCAGGGCGCGGGGGCTGGCGGAGAAACTCGGGGTAGAGCTTTCCCCCGGCGGAGTCCTGCCCGGCGGCGGTCATTGGACGCGCGATATCGCGTTCTCCCCGGACGGCAAAAAGATGTACGTCTCGATCGGGTCGTATTCGAATGTGTCGGACAATTCCTCGGAAGCGAATCGGGCGCGAATCTTCGAGTTCAATCCGGACGGGACGGGGAAGAATGTTTTTGCGTGGGGAATCCGCAACGCGGTCGGCATCAAATTCCGGCCGGGGACGAACGAGCTTTGGATGAGCGTGAACGAACGGGATGAGCTGGGCGAAGACCTGGTGCCGGACTACATCAGCCGGGTGCAGCCGGGCGGGTTCTACGGCTGGCCCTGGTTTTATATTGGGAACCACCAGGACCCGCGTCACAAAGGGAAGCATCCCGAGTTGGCCGGGAAAGTCGTGGTGCCGGACGTTCTCGTGCAAAGTCATTCGGCGACGCTGAACCTTTGCTTTTACGAGGGGACGCAGTTTCCGTCGGAATATAAGGGGAATATTTTCGCGGCGTTCCATGGCTCGTGGAACCGGGAGCGCCGGACCGGATACAAAATCGTGCGGGTTCCGCTCGACAAAGCGACCGGGAAAGCGCGCGGCGATTATGAAGATTTCGTGACTGGCTTTGTCACGCCGGAGGGAAATGTCTGGGGGCGGCCGGTCGGTATCACTGTGGCGAAAGATGGGAGCCTGCTGTTCAGCGAAGACGGCAACAAGACGATCTGGCGGGTGAGCTACGGTAATGGAGACGGCTCGCCATCGAGCCGTAACCGCTGA
- a CDS encoding GspE/PulE family protein codes for MTSLSPPNTLGTQRGLLAPTSPQVQPNSEHFVLDLLEEAGLVTRPQIDDACSKSNGAGGAVDLLIREGVVSEADVSRSLVAHTQVGWVDLSTRVVPPEIIGEIRAEDARRFNVIPVGFGESGLIVAVSDPLDIHTVDNLRFSLQRQIELVCASPEQIRLALIKYYGAAKNDRDGPLQRVTTSLDHDLEIAQNGDLNVTDEADAPIICLVSMLLGEAHRVGASDIHLEPLDKKFRVRFRIDGVLQEMPAPPKRLQSAIVSRLKIMTGSMSIAEKRLPQDGRIQVKLSRKPIDLRVSTIPTNHGESVVMRLLDKSNLMLGLPELGFFPDDQETFERLIRLPDGILLVTGPTGSGKTSTLYSCLNFINKPDRKIITVEDPIEYQMNGINQVPVNAEIGMTFPVALRSILRQAPNVIMIGEIRDRETATIATNASLTGHLVFSTLHTNDATSAVARLVDIGVQPFLVASSMRAIMAQRLIRRLCLNCKQPGELTETELRALNLAPEQLGEAEIMKPAGCEECRQTGYKGRMGIFEILVIDDELRHMINNRRSTLQLRQRARELGMRTLREDGVRKVLAGLTSAEEVISVTLGDVS; via the coding sequence TTGACATCGCTCTCACCGCCCAATACGCTCGGCACTCAGCGGGGCCTGTTGGCCCCCACCTCCCCCCAGGTGCAACCGAACAGCGAACATTTTGTTCTCGACCTGCTTGAAGAGGCAGGGCTCGTAACACGTCCGCAAATTGATGACGCCTGTTCGAAGTCGAATGGTGCGGGCGGCGCCGTCGATCTGCTGATCAGAGAAGGCGTCGTTTCGGAAGCTGACGTTTCCCGTAGCCTGGTGGCACACACCCAAGTCGGATGGGTCGATCTTTCGACGAGAGTCGTCCCGCCAGAAATCATCGGGGAGATTCGCGCCGAGGATGCGCGCCGCTTCAACGTGATTCCCGTCGGATTCGGGGAGAGCGGGTTGATCGTCGCGGTGAGCGATCCGCTCGATATCCACACGGTCGATAATCTGAGATTTTCACTCCAGCGCCAGATCGAGCTGGTCTGCGCGAGCCCGGAACAAATTCGTCTGGCGTTGATCAAGTATTACGGCGCAGCGAAGAATGACCGTGACGGGCCGTTACAGAGGGTGACGACGAGTCTTGATCATGACCTCGAGATCGCGCAGAACGGCGACCTGAACGTCACGGATGAAGCAGACGCGCCGATCATTTGCCTGGTCTCGATGCTGCTGGGCGAGGCGCACCGGGTCGGCGCGAGTGATATTCATCTCGAGCCGCTCGACAAGAAATTCCGCGTCCGGTTCCGGATCGATGGCGTTCTTCAGGAAATGCCGGCGCCGCCGAAACGGCTGCAATCCGCCATCGTCAGCCGGCTCAAGATCATGACCGGCTCGATGAGCATCGCGGAAAAGCGGTTGCCGCAGGATGGACGCATCCAGGTAAAGCTTTCGCGGAAGCCAATCGATCTCCGTGTCTCGACGATCCCAACCAATCACGGCGAGAGCGTCGTGATGCGGCTCCTCGACAAGTCGAACCTGATGCTCGGCCTTCCCGAGCTCGGATTTTTTCCCGACGACCAGGAAACGTTCGAGCGCCTGATCCGGTTGCCCGACGGCATTCTGCTGGTGACCGGACCGACGGGCTCCGGCAAAACCAGCACGCTTTATTCGTGCCTCAATTTCATCAACAAGCCGGACCGCAAGATCATCACGGTCGAAGACCCGATCGAATACCAGATGAACGGCATCAACCAGGTGCCGGTGAATGCCGAAATCGGAATGACGTTCCCGGTCGCGCTCCGGTCGATTTTGCGGCAGGCGCCGAATGTGATCATGATCGGGGAGATTCGAGATCGGGAGACGGCGACCATTGCGACGAACGCGAGCCTCACCGGTCACTTGGTTTTCAGCACCCTCCATACGAATGATGCCACTTCGGCCGTAGCGCGGCTGGTCGATATCGGCGTCCAGCCATTTCTCGTCGCTTCGTCGATGCGCGCGATCATGGCCCAACGGCTGATCCGGCGGCTTTGCCTCAACTGCAAACAACCCGGTGAACTGACTGAGACGGAGCTTCGTGCCCTGAATCTGGCGCCGGAACAACTGGGCGAAGCCGAAATCATGAAACCGGCCGGGTGCGAAGAATGCCGTCAAACCGGTTACAAAGGGCGCATGGGTATCTTCGAGATTCTCGTCATCGACGACGAACTTCGGCACATGATCAACAACCGGCGCTCGACTTTGCAGCTTCGCCAGCGCGCGCGTGAGCTGGGCATGCGAACGCTCCGCGAAGATGGGGTTCGGAAAGTCCTCGCCGGTCTGACTTCAGCCGAGGAAGTGATCTCGGTGACGCTGGGAGATGTTAGCTGA
- a CDS encoding VOC family protein, producing MREIRDMNPTLGNGKICYIEIPANDVQRSAEFYRKVFGWGIRRRGDGSIAFDDGVGQVSGTWVTGRPPATPGMLIYIMVDSVTATINAVTTNGGEIVQPVGMDAPEITARFRDPGGNVVGLYQQPAG from the coding sequence ATGCGCGAAATACGGGACATGAACCCAACCCTGGGAAACGGCAAGATTTGTTACATTGAGATCCCGGCGAACGACGTCCAGAGGTCGGCGGAATTCTACCGGAAAGTCTTCGGTTGGGGGATCAGGCGGCGCGGGGATGGTTCGATTGCGTTTGACGACGGGGTCGGCCAGGTGAGCGGCACCTGGGTCACCGGCCGGCCGCCGGCGACGCCGGGAATGCTGATTTATATCATGGTCGATAGCGTGACGGCGACGATCAACGCGGTGACGACAAATGGCGGCGAGATTGTGCAGCCCGTAGGCATGGACGCGCCGGAGATCACGGCGCGGTTCCGTGACCCGGGAGGGAACGTGGTCGGGCTTTATCAACAGCCAGCTGGTTAG
- a CDS encoding type II secretion system F family protein, translating into MPRYAYVALDSRGQESTGLVEAASTNEAIGQLRQKGYFPTNVSEDGTGGPTKTQKARGRTKTPRSEGKISRRNIVLFRRRSVKPKTLMIFTRQLATLIDAGLPLLRGLNVLAKQERDSLLKNTINKLADSIQGGSTFSEGLAQHPRLFNGLYVNMVRAGEVGGVLEVVLTRLAEFQEKAQKIKNKVVAAMVYPLIVMALAAGIMIFLMVFIVPRFEAIFHDMLGGKPLPAITLFVIGVSDFIQNHWAVLLGAAVGGFVLCKVAARLRACRVLLDRIKLRAPIFGDLVRKTSIARFSRTLGTLVTSGVPILQALTITRETAGNAVIARAISQVHDSVKEGDAIVQPLEGSGVFPPMVISMIDVGEETGQLPEMLLKIAEVYDDEVDNSVAALTSLLEPIMVVFLALVVGTIVIALFMPLISIISGLQLQT; encoded by the coding sequence ATGCCGCGCTACGCCTACGTTGCTCTCGACTCGCGCGGTCAGGAGTCGACCGGGCTAGTCGAGGCGGCTTCGACGAATGAAGCGATCGGCCAGCTTCGCCAGAAAGGCTACTTCCCCACCAATGTCTCGGAAGACGGGACGGGCGGTCCGACAAAGACACAAAAGGCGAGAGGTAGAACGAAGACGCCGCGCTCCGAAGGGAAGATAAGCAGGAGAAACATCGTTCTCTTCCGGAGAAGGTCTGTGAAGCCGAAAACGCTCATGATTTTCACGAGACAGCTGGCCACGTTGATCGATGCGGGGCTGCCGCTGCTTCGGGGACTGAATGTCCTGGCGAAACAGGAGCGCGATTCTCTCCTGAAAAATACGATCAACAAACTGGCCGATTCGATCCAGGGCGGCAGCACCTTTTCGGAAGGGCTCGCCCAACACCCGCGGCTGTTCAACGGTCTCTACGTCAACATGGTCAGAGCGGGGGAGGTGGGCGGCGTCCTCGAAGTGGTATTGACCCGGCTCGCGGAATTCCAGGAGAAGGCGCAGAAGATCAAGAACAAGGTCGTCGCCGCGATGGTCTATCCGCTGATCGTGATGGCACTGGCCGCCGGGATCATGATTTTTCTCATGGTTTTCATTGTCCCGCGGTTTGAAGCGATCTTTCACGACATGCTAGGGGGCAAACCGTTGCCCGCGATCACGCTCTTTGTCATTGGCGTGAGCGACTTCATCCAGAACCATTGGGCGGTTTTGCTGGGCGCGGCGGTTGGCGGGTTTGTTCTCTGCAAAGTGGCTGCCCGCCTCCGCGCCTGTCGCGTTCTGTTGGATCGGATAAAGCTGCGCGCGCCGATTTTTGGAGACTTGGTCCGGAAGACCTCGATCGCGCGATTTTCGCGCACGCTCGGAACGCTGGTCACGAGCGGGGTCCCGATTTTACAGGCCCTCACGATCACGAGAGAAACCGCCGGGAACGCCGTCATCGCGCGCGCGATCTCGCAGGTGCACGACAGCGTCAAGGAAGGCGACGCCATTGTTCAGCCGCTCGAAGGGAGTGGCGTGTTTCCGCCGATGGTAATCAGCATGATCGACGTCGGCGAGGAAACGGGTCAGTTGCCGGAGATGCTGCTGAAGATCGCTGAGGTCTACGACGACGAAGTCGACAATTCCGTCGCCGCTCTCACCTCCTTGTTAGAGCCGATCATGGTCGTGTTCCTGGCTCTGGTGGTGGGCACGATTGTGATCGCGTTGTTCATGCCGCTCATCAGCATCATCAGTGGACTGCAGCTGCAGACATGA
- a CDS encoding 16S rRNA (uracil(1498)-N(3))-methyltransferase codes for MHRFYIAPENWQPDALVLTGAEAHHGRNVLRLEPGDKVVLFDGRGHEVTAEITASDAAQIQLRKLHEARTPPLRCRITLGQAIPKGKNMDLIVQKAVEIGAAEISPILSDRTIVRLDEESAASKQEKWQTVAIEAAKQCGQNWLPRVQTPQSLAQFFQEHRRFDLQLIGSLQTDAVHLKKILAEYSAEHGDRPASVLMLVGPEGDFTPAELSLARSQGCRPITLGPIVLRVETASIYCLSVLSYELLV; via the coding sequence ATGCACCGCTTCTACATAGCCCCCGAAAACTGGCAGCCCGATGCTTTGGTCCTGACCGGAGCTGAAGCCCATCACGGTCGCAACGTTCTCCGTCTTGAGCCGGGCGATAAAGTTGTCCTGTTCGACGGGCGCGGCCACGAGGTGACCGCCGAAATCACCGCGAGCGACGCCGCCCAGATTCAGCTTCGCAAGCTGCATGAAGCGCGGACGCCGCCGTTACGTTGCCGGATCACGCTCGGCCAGGCCATTCCCAAGGGGAAAAATATGGACCTGATCGTGCAGAAAGCCGTCGAGATCGGCGCCGCTGAGATCTCACCGATCCTCTCCGACCGGACGATTGTCCGCCTCGACGAGGAGAGCGCCGCTTCGAAGCAGGAGAAATGGCAAACCGTCGCGATTGAAGCCGCCAAACAATGCGGCCAAAACTGGCTCCCCCGAGTCCAAACCCCGCAATCGCTCGCCCAATTTTTCCAGGAGCACCGGCGATTCGATCTCCAGTTGATCGGCTCGCTTCAAACCGACGCCGTCCATCTCAAGAAAATCCTGGCGGAATATTCAGCCGAGCACGGCGATCGGCCGGCAAGCGTGTTGATGTTGGTCGGTCCCGAGGGCGATTTCACGCCGGCCGAACTTTCGCTCGCCCGCAGCCAGGGCTGCCGTCCCATCACTCTCGGCCCGATCGTTCTCCGCGTTGAGACCGCGTCGATCTATTGCCTGAGCGTTCTCTCCTACGAGTTGCTGGTCTAG
- a CDS encoding prepilin-type N-terminal cleavage/methylation domain-containing protein produces MTRRCRGGCRQPQRCCARGDTRRYTAFTLIELLVVMALITILASLIFAASSYVQNKARRSRAEAEIAALSAASENYKADNGIYPTDPVKTELVDPNVLPPSAGASLYLYEKLAGDSNDDRVVDTTSYFSFKPNQLGPADQTQPVAFIRDPFGNSYGYSTAKAANPAGTIGYNPTFDLWSTANETDPARWVKNW; encoded by the coding sequence ATGACAAGGAGGTGTAGGGGCGGCTGTCGCCAGCCGCAAAGATGTTGTGCGCGTGGCGACACGCGCCGCTACACCGCCTTCACCCTGATCGAACTGCTCGTTGTCATGGCGCTCATCACCATCCTTGCGAGCCTCATTTTTGCGGCCTCGAGCTACGTCCAGAACAAGGCTCGGCGTTCGAGAGCGGAGGCCGAGATCGCGGCGCTGTCGGCAGCCTCGGAAAATTACAAGGCGGACAATGGGATTTACCCAACCGATCCCGTGAAAACCGAGCTGGTCGATCCGAACGTCTTGCCGCCTTCAGCGGGGGCGAGTCTTTACCTGTATGAAAAGCTGGCCGGCGATTCGAACGACGATCGGGTCGTCGACACGACGTCCTATTTTTCCTTCAAGCCGAATCAGTTAGGGCCAGCCGATCAAACGCAACCCGTCGCGTTTATTCGCGATCCTTTTGGGAACAGCTACGGCTACTCAACCGCGAAAGCCGCGAACCCTGCGGGAACAATTGGGTATAACCCCACGTTCGATCTCTGGAGCACCGCGAACGAAACCGACCCGGCACGATGGGTCAAGAATTGGTAG